A region of Carassius gibelio isolate Cgi1373 ecotype wild population from Czech Republic chromosome B11, carGib1.2-hapl.c, whole genome shotgun sequence DNA encodes the following proteins:
- the LOC127967731 gene encoding cas scaffolding protein family member 4, with protein MEPLFARALYDNTAETVDELPFRKGDIIVVLEKNVAGILGWWRCALHGRQGLAPANRLAPLSPAEAEKLCMNLGTESNLCHQNIYQIPKATRPAVIPIYEEMSTIYKVPPQAASSQDKHTAQEDLEGTRSHEALTARGATEIYDVPSLPSTVMSNTDFHNTYEVLQSVRCMTATKEKVNALPSMTSQDLNYDIPAAPISEGIQKCGYSTMPKPCKSEWLYDVPVFPQKQGCEPCESNYVTMPPKTMNSNMLLYNTLPNHSLPENRHSPIQPLYDIPKPTKAVVQSCTDTGNATNSYIYDVPPCLKQTESPVVLLRKQKPPETDSKKTHESLQYSAKPGPMFDRCPLGGRTMSRQPVEETIRRDDEDNKDHQRSSTVSTSSTASSSSRSSCDSFMLSSPEPEPLREVTLSQEEASNRLLELQEAVCQSVPKLMLFVSSHWRTKKHLSQHLHQIHMATENVTDSVTCFLNFALDVKGNAQRLTDSNLRTRLLKQLSIVEDSGLILQQATKTLRDLGWLLDKLAQDDSQSQTPDHLERFVMVARTIPEDVKRLVSILNANGKLLFRVPAKEPEVVENIGPSKRRSHSKSEPMVDSGIDESDYVQLQTKTEFDQQPKPAKSSFKSKKNGDTLKKQVSKPQSINPCSPLPTSISDHCRLYFGAIQKAISVFLSSLNDGQPPETFISHSKLVIMVGQRLVNTLCNEAKNQEASRDMLSMSNQLCAHLKQLAIVTKKAALNFPDKLALQEVQDIAKELAQRAQHFRMSLDI; from the exons ATGGAG CCGCTGTTTGCCAGAGCTCTTTATGACAACACAGCCGAAACCGTGGATGAACTGCCCTTTCGCAAGGGTGACATCATCGTGGTGCTGGAGAAGAACGTGGCAGGGATCCTCGGCTGGTGGAGGTGTGCTCTTCATGGACGTCAGGGCCTGGCACCAGCGAACCGCCTGGCTCCGCTTTCCCCAGCAGAAGCTGAGAAACTTTGTATGAACTTGGGCACAGAGAGCAACCTCTGCCATCAGAACATCTATCAGATTCCAAAAGCCACCAGGCCAGCAGTGATTCCGATTTATGAAGAAATGAGTACAATATATAAAGTGCCCCCTCAAGCTGCCTCTTCACAAGATAAGCACACGGCACAAGAGGATCTAGAAGGAACCAGATCTCATGAA GCTTTAACAGCCAGAGGTGCTACAGAAATATATGATGTTCCAAGCCTG CCATCTACAGTGATGTCAAACACAGACTTTCATAATACATATGAAGTGCTGCAAAGTGTGAGATGTATGACTGCAACCAAGGAAAAA GTCAACGCCTTACCCTCGATGACTTCCCAAGACCTCAATTATGACATCCCAGCAGCCCCTATCAGTGAGGGTATTCAAAAATGTGGTTATAGTACCATGCCGAAACCCTGTAAGTCTGAATGGCTATATGATGTGCCTGTTTTCCCCCAAAAACAAGGATGTGAACCTTGTGAGTCTAACTATGTCACCATGCCACCCAAAACTATGAATTCAAACATGTTGCTTTACAACACTTTGCCAAATCACAGCTTGCCTGAAAACAGGCACAGCCCTATCCAGCCCCTCTATGACATCCCTAAACCGACCAAAGCAGTGGTGCAGTCTTGTACAGATACTGGGAATGCAACAAATTCATACATCTATGATGTCCCACCTTGCCTTAAACAAACAGAGAGCCCTGTAGTGTTACTCAGAAAGCAAAAACCTCCTGAAACAGACTCTAAAAAGACCCATGAATCTCTTCAGTATAGTGCTAAACCTGGGCCCATGTTTGACCGTTGCCCCTTGGGGGGCAGAACAATGTCCAGGCAGCCAGTGGAAGAGACAATAAGAAGGGATGATGAGGACAACAAAGACCACCAGAGGAGCTCGACAGTGTCCACCTCCTCCACAGCTTCCAGTTCTTCCAGAAGCTCATGTGACTCTTTCATGCTGAGTTCTCCTGAACCTGAGCCCTTGCGTGAGGTCACACTTTCACAGGAGGAAGCCAGCAACAGGTTGCTTGAGCTGCAAGAAGCAGTGTGCCAATCTGTGCCAAAGCTTATGCTGTTCGTCAGCAGCCATTGGAGAACCAAAAAGCATCTGAGTCAGCACCTCCATCAGATCCACATGGCCACCGAAAACGTGACTGACTCTGTCACCTGCTTTCTGAACTTCGCCTTGGATGTCAAAGGTAATGCACAGCGGCTGACAGATTCCAACCTGCGGACCAGGCTTCTGAAGCAGCTCTCCATTGTTGAAGACTCAGGCTTGATCCTTCAGCAGGCTACAAAGACTCTGCGAGATCTGGGCTGGCTGCTAGATAAGCTAGCTCAGGATGACAGCCAGTCACAGACGCCTGACCACCTGGAGCGCTTTGTTATGGTGGCTCGAACCATACCAGAGGATGTGAAGAGGCTGGTATCCATCCTGAATGCAAATGGAAAGCTTCTATTCAGAGTCCCGGCTAAGGAACCAGAAGTAGTGGAGAATATAGGCCCGTCTAAAAGAAGAAGTCACAGCAAAAGTGAACCAATGGTAGACTCGGGCATAGATGAAAGTGACTATGTACAACTTCAG ACAAAGACAGAGTTCGACCAACAACCAAAGCCAGCAAAAAGCAGTTTTAAATCAAAGAAGAATGGTGATACCTTGAAGAAACAG GTTTCCAAACCACAGTCCATTAACCCCTGCAGTCCACTCCCGACCTCCATCTCTGACCACTGCCGGCTGTATTTTGGAGCTATTCAGAAGGCCATCAGTGTGTTTCTAAGTAGCCTGAATGATGGACAGCCCCCTGAAACGTTCATCTCCCACAGTAAGCTGGTCATCATGGTGGGCCAAAGACTCGTGAACACTCTGTGTAATGAAGCTAAAAATCAAGAGGCCAGCAGGGATATGTTGTCTATGAGCAATCAGCTGTGTGCCCATCTCAAGCAACTGGCCATAGTGACCAAGAAGGCAGCTTTGAACTTCCCCGACAAACTAGCTCTCCAGGAGGTGCAGGACATTGCCAAAGAGCTGGCTCAAAGGGCACAACACTTCAGAATGTCACTGGACATCTGA